DNA from Vitis vinifera cultivar Pinot Noir 40024 chromosome 19, ASM3070453v1:
ttatGATGTTTTATGTCATTATTATCTAAGTGACAAAACATAAAaccatattcaaattttaggGTTGATATAAGTGGTCATATGATATATCTTACTCTAACCAAGTAACTTACCACTACTTTTACCCATGTCGGCTCCCTCTTTGATGATCTTTGTTTCTCTGGTGGATGAATTCGTAGTGCCctacatggaaaagaaaattaacattttagATACTATGCACTATATTCAAGTATGGAAATGAAGACACTTACATGTTAACAATTTCCTTAAGATCATCACATGGTTGCTTTTGCATCGGATCAAGGTAGTACGCAGTCATTGTCCTCATATCCAATGCCACCAAGACCCAGTGGAAACTATAATAGTACATTAGATATTATTTAGTAATTAGCATTGATTAAGctatttaacattaaaaaaaaacttaatatttttcataacttactCAGGGTTATATGGAATAAAAATGTAGTCAGCACGCTTTGCATGCATTAAACGATTTGCAATCAACCTTGACCTATTTTCCTTTGTTGTCTCACCCATTCCAGCTTTAGAGACTAAAGCTGGATTGATAAAAGCAAATCGTTCGGTGAGCCTTGCATTACTTAGCTTTTTCTGTAGGTGCCTGTTTAAATTCCACATACCTTGATAAGAAATGAccattttacttttatatatatataaattaacacACATTAgcaagttataaaattatttaccaTATATAATATATGACACAATTAGCCGACACtttcttaaatgaaattatCATATCCATGTCTTCTTTCATAAGGAAGGTCTTAAAACTCTCGCCAAATACATCATTTGGGACCTCCACACCTTGTGCTTTCCCCTCATTTAGCATGAGACCTACTAATGCATCAAAATTGTTGATATCTTGAGGGTTTTCACCAATTTTCAAGTCATTTTCtgttgttttttgtcttttcccTTTGTGAGATCCCTATAAAAGAAAGCACCATGTTTTCAAATGATATACATATCTTTATAAACtatttcaaatgaaaataacacaCCTTAATGAATTTAGTACTCAAATTGACTAAATGGGTTGGCCATAAAACTTGGTAGCCCACTACCGCTCCAATTGTTGTAGCTTGTCCAGGAATGGGAATAGGAAGTGGTGTATTTGACTTATAGGGAGCATCCAAAACAACTAGGTAGTTGGGCCCACAATCCATTACAATTATTCCACCAGCCACTGTATTTTCTCTGGTCCCTACTGCTAACTCACATTTTCTTGCCTtcaaaagtaaattaaattgttaatttcaatataaaaaagaatcaataaatgaagtttaAAGTGCATTGACTATGTTAGGGCTATATTTAAGACataaagttacatattttataaGTAATAGTTGTAGTGGAATAGAATATTACTAGTAGTAATTATGCTGTAATAGAATCTACCTAAAATGTAAGTATCaatctaacaaaaataaaagcaattggaagaaattatttatgaaaattatctaGGAATTTGTGACAATTACGTCATTGAACTAGGAAATGTAAACTAAAAATAACACACCTTCATGTGTGGTTCTATTTTCACAGGTAAGGTCTCCTCTTCAACTTTACGAATTGGTTTCTCCACTACTTCTGGTAGAAGCAACAGTTTTGATTTCATGTTGGAACTACTCACATCGGATTGTGGTGTAGCAACTCCTATCTGAGATAGTCTCGCTAACACATCAGCCTCAAACTTAACTTGACGTTCTTGAGTTGCTTTTAAAATATCCCTCACAACACGTTCTGACATACTATTGAAATATCATCCAGGCGTGTAGTGCTTCCCTTTAGCTCGAACCCAACCAGTATACTCAGGAGTACCTAGTGCTTGAGAAAGTATGTCATTGCTCCCACTATAGCTTATGCCACTCTCTTGAGACTCTTTTATCAATTCATCCTAAAACAAAAGGAAGTTATGAAGTTAACTTTCAAATAAGTAAAACCAAATAAGGTGTTTAAAGATGTGATTTTTGGGTACAAAATGTCTACTTACTATTTTTTCCATTACCGGTAGGACCACATCATCATAGTTGCCATCTTTTTTTTGCATTGCCCTCTTCCAAAGTAAACTTCTATCAATGCTTTCTATGGAGCCAGCTTCAATCATCTAATAGAAATGGAAAATTAAAGATAGTTATTAGATGACACATgtggttttatttctatttttttgtcagaaaagaaacaattaagaaACCCATATAAAATATTCCTTCATTACTTATAcaatcatataaaattaaaccaCAATAAGAACTAACAAAAACTTACCATCTCTTCTTCAAGTCCAGCATACCCTTTTCTACTTAGATGATGATTATATATATGCTTCTTTCTTCTCTGTTTTTGTACTTCCCTATattcctaaaaattaaaatggatgcTTAGTATATATATGTGGATGCATGTAGTATGTTTAATGTTAATTGTATTTGTACCTGGAATTTTTCAGACAACCtagttttcacaaaaatattccAATCTTCATCATCGATAAAATGATATTCAGCTGGTGGTTTCTTAAGAAGCTCTGGCTGATCTTTGAAAGGAAGAATATGTTTCACAGTCAACGTGTTCTTAAAAGATCGAAAACATTTTCCCAATGTAAGCATAcaattccttctacttttcttgTCTAATGTAAAAGCAATCTACAAATTATAAAGTCATTAGtttctcaaaatttgaaagaaatatagAGATTGTAGAAaacttatttatgttaaaaaaaaaagtaacctcAATAGAGTCCCACAACTTATCCTTCAATTGTTCAGGGACATCTCGCCATGTGTTATATCTGATTGGTACCATCGTACGTGCCAATACACCTAAGTAGCTTGTTAGGTGCACAGAAGATTCTCCTACATAGATACCATCAACATTGTACTTTATGACCAACTTTATCCCTCTATTCCTATTCCTTATAATCATGGATTTCCTTGTTGTCcctctatattttttttgtgaaggGGTTTTCTCTTCCTTTGAATCCATGCCTATAACACATCAATGAGAAATGATAAGTATACCCATTAATTGCaagtaaaattgaattttttataacatgAACTCATATTAGTAACATGAACATACTAGGAACATTTTACATGCTAGATAACAATATTCACATGTTgtcatgaaatatttaaaaataataataataaaaacttactAGAAGATCCTCACCAAACTTTTTTCTTATGGAACTAGAAATCATAAGCTTTGAGCTGAGACAAATTGATATCCTTGTATTACCCTTTAGATCACTCTGAGATATGTGtataataataatcatgaaATAGGGAATCAATAAATTTAGAGACATGATGAATTTAATCcacttagaaaataaataagctATTTACTGAAATGCAGAATTTCAATATTAACAAGTTAATGGGATAGTTACAACCTTCATAACAAAACAACAAGGTCATAAATTTAGTTACATAGAAGATTTGTTATCAATCCAGAATCCCTCACAGTCTCCTCGAATGCAAATGACATCAGAGTCATCCATTGtatcaaatgattcaacttgtgCCAAGGTGGTAATGAGAGGATGGTGTTCAATAGAATTATCCATGAAGTCATCAGAATCCTTTGCTGAAAATGAGAAGTCCCTTTCAGGAGTTGACAAAACAACTGACCATCTTGGATCAAGTTGGTTTTGTACATAGAATACTTGCTTGGCTTGGGAGGCTAAAATAAATGGATCTGATTTATGAGCCATCTTAGTGAAGTCAACTAATGTCAGCCCAAACTCATCAACTTTGATGCCGCTCTTATTATCAACCCAATTACATTTGAAAACTGGAATCCTAAACATGGTATAATCAAGATCCCATATCTCAGTAATAATACCATAGAAACATAGCTCACTAAATACTGGATTCTTATCCTTGGCACTAGAAATTTGCATTGTTGTTGCTACAATGCTAACTCCACTATTCTGGGTAACTCGTAACTCATCACGGTCTTTTGTGTTGTACTGACACCCATTTATAACATAGCCATGATACTTGGCCACGTAGTGGGTAGGACCATGTGCCATCCATCTTAAGGTTTCAGATATAGGTTCTTTGTCAGCAATGACAACTTCTACCTGTTTGAATGGACCatagttattaatattttttatgataagtgCTAAGAATGGTgcaatttttagaataaattcaaTACCTTTTTTCGCAACCAATGAGTGAATGTTCGCATGTGTTCTTCTTGTAGCCACTTTTGTCTCTTAGATTGACGAGGATTGTTCAATTTCAACCATTTCATGTGTTCTCTATAAGATATGTATAAGAAAGTAACAATAAGTTTCCAAAATTAGTTTAAGTAATCTacacataaaatcaaaatagttgACCCTTACTCGATATAAGGTTGGATGATAGTTGTATTTTCCAACACATAATGATGTGCTTGCAACAAAAAATTACAATCAACTTCGGTGATATGACCTCCAGGAATAGGCGCCCCAACTTTATGGTCAACATTAGTGCTACTAGGAACTCCAATTGCATCCACATTTGATAAGTACTCTGTACAAAATTCAATAGCTTCCTCTGCAATGTAGCATTCAACAATGCAACCTTCAGGGTGGTTACGGTTTCACACATAACCCTTTAATACTTTCATGAAcctttcaaatgggtacatccatCTAAAATAAACCGGTCCACAAAGTCTCACCTCTCTAACAAGATGAACCGTTAAATGAATCATGATATCAAAGAAGGATGGCGGAAAGTACTTTTCAAGCAAGCGCAATGTCACAACAAGTTCATTTTGTAACTTATCCAATGTAGACACATCAACCACCTTCTTACATAAAGCATTGAAAAAAAGGCTCAATCTAGCAATAGCATGTCGTACATGCTTTGGCAAAAGTGATCGCAATGCCACTGGTAACAATTGTTGCATCAGTGTATGATAATCATGAGACTTCAGGCCATAAAGGTTCAAATCTTCCATTGACACAAGATTTCTAAAGTTTGAGCAATACCCTTCAGGAACCTTTAACTCAGCTAAAGTTTGACAAAAtactttcttctcctttctagACAATGTATAACATGCAAGCGGAAGGTAAGTTCGATTCGATTCAAACCTTAGTGCCAGTTTACACCTTAAGCCCATGTCCATAAGGTCCAGACGAGAATTGAGTCCATCTTTTGTCTTCCCTGGGATGTTAAGTAATGTACCAATGATgctttcacaaatatttttctcaatgtGCATTACATCCAAATTATGACGAACATGCAaatatctccaatactcaagtTCAAAGAATATAGACTTTTTCTTCCAACAATTGGTATAAGTCACATTGGATTTTTCATGTCTTCCCCTTTTTTTCCCCCATGAATTACAAATGACATTCATTTTCAATAGTATTTCCTCTCCACttaatggttgtggaggtgATCGAAACTCCTGCTCACCATTGAATGCCTTTCTATGTTTTCTAAAAGGATGATTGCATGGAAGAAAACGTCTGTGGCCTGTAAATGAGTTCTTTCTCCCATGCTTTAACCTATGTGAATAGGTTTCCGGTCCATATATTGGACAAGCAAAATATCCTTTGACTATGCAACCAGATAAGTTTCCATATGCAGGAAAGTCATTTATTATCCATAATAGAACAACCCTTAATGTAAAGACCCCTCTTTGATATGCATCATAAGCTTCTACCCCTATCTCCCACAAGGTTTTAAGGTCCTCAATCAATGGTGCTAAATAGATATCTATGTCATTTCCAGGTTGTTGTGGACCCGATATTAACaaagataacatcataaattttctcttcatgtaCAACCACGGTGGAAGGTTATAAGTGATCATGACAACTAGCCAACAACTATACCTGCTGCTCAAAGAACTATGGGGATTTATGCCATCTGCTGAAATGACAAGTCTAAGGTTTCTAGGTTCTGCAGCAAAATCAGGCCATCTATGGTCAATTACCTTCCATGACGGCGAGTCGGATGGATGACGCATTTTTCCATCAAATTCTCCACCTTCTGCATGCCATATGaggtcttttgcaatttttgaggACCGAAACATTCTTTTAAATCGTGGGATAGGTGGAAAATACCACATTACTTTAGCAGGAACTCCTTTACTCTTTTTGCTTCCTCTTCTATTCACCTTCCACCTTGAAGCTCCACATGTAGGACATGAAGATGCATCTTTTAACTCATTCCTAAAAAGTATGCAATCATTGGGACATGCatgtattttttcatattccatttccaatgcattcaatgttttttttgcttcatacataGACAATGGCAACTCATTGTTTACAGGCAACATATCACCAAGTAAGCTTAATAGCTCGGAGAAGCTTTTATCAGACCACCCATATCTTCTTTTCAGATTGTATAATTTAACTAAAGTAGATAATTTGGTGAAGTTTTTGCAATCGAGATACAAAGGTTTTTCAGCATCTTCAAGCaacctttcaaataattttggatTAGCCTTACAATCATCTTATGCAGCTTCAACCATTTCTACTGTATGATCCACATTACCAATATGAATTCTATCAAAACATTCAACCCTTGTAGTTAGGGGTCCACTACTTAGAGCTGCCTCCCCATGCCAAAACCAAGTATGGTAACTTTGGTCAATTCCATAAAAGAATAGGTGTTCTCTAATCTTTTGAGGAGTATTGAAGATCAAATTTCCACACTATAGACATGGGCATTTGATGGAGTTTTGATTTGCAGAATTTTGAACtgcaaatgaaatgaaattttcaacCCCATCCTCATAGTCTTTTGATCTTCTATCTTTTGACATCCAGGAACGATTCATTTGCCTATAATAGTTGAACACAATTCCTATATAGCAAACATAAGCAAAcaatggaaatggaaaagaCTTAGAAAGTTACCTTTAGAAAACACTCAAAACTTTCAGTTTCTCATTTGTGACatccaaaatttcttttaaactttctaTGGACAAACAATTAGGATTCAAGtgcaataaaaaatttgaacctcatccttaataaaaaaaatgattaacaaTATGACAATAGAACCTTTTGATGCATGTTTTTATGCCTTTTAACATGTCCATCATCCAAAATCAGGTAGTTGTTCCTATCCCATGTAGGAATACATAATCCCTATGTGTTAATTGCCAATatactcaatttcattttaaagaaattttggcagcatttccccatagttctccaagtacacaaaatgAACAAGGTATAATATGTGACCTTGTTCAAATATGCACCCAAAGAACAAGAGGAAATACtaccaaaatttctaaaaagtgAATTAAGCACAAGCAATtaacttcatagatattatgttttcctacACTGTCCAATCGGACAATTCAAACAtcattgcaaaaaaaatatctttatcacATTCTAGACAATTTAAAAGTTGTCAACTTGAAAGTGGCTTAGGTAAAACCTTTTTCACCTTTGACAACTTAAATGTCTTTAGTATGTAATAAGAGAAACTTTTATCTTACAATGATAGTTGAATGGGAACTCTAAGGTTTCATGCATGcatgtttgattaaaattaaaacacaattacTTATTGAATAatctaataattataaaacaccTAAAGTTGTTCCATAATTATTGCTATATTTCATCATTAAACAAGATTATTATGAGAAAGCATACGTATGGCCCATGATTTGCGAATCAAGTCACACCAGTCTATGTCATAGCCTTGGGTCAAAATTTGGGCCTTGGTATCAAACTAAGCTAGGGAATAACTCGTACAATTCAGGTACtcaataagatttaaacaaaatttaaaataacgcTTCCATTATATTCTTTTGACCACCCAAAGTAAAAATGgtattatgattaaaatatgttGGTTTGTATAAGGAAAAATAGTGTACCTTCCTCACTCTGTCTTTGTCTCAAGTCTTGCATCACACACCTCTCGTAGTCCAATGTAGGTCACTGTCtcttaaaatatgtatatgcaaaacaaataataaataaagatataaaataaatccattagtagatattaacaaataaatacaaaataaattaaaataagaaataaactaagaagaaaaaacatataagtaagaaaaaaaagattttcaCATGTGCAACAATggttagatatttttaaaaatttataaaattattaaaatcaaactattttagttattatttttttaaaatggtaattaatactcatataaaataaaatatatgcatGATGAGAAAGGTAAGAAGATTATTCCTTGTGCCCTTTTTCATTTGAGATTATGACTTTTGGTGATGACCTAATGGTGGGTGAACCGTGAACCACACTATCTGACCCGGGTCAAGTCCTTAGGGCAAGAAAGATGACTGCAAGATGGGTAGAACTTAAACGAATGAGATAGAAAAGTCTGGTCTAAATTAAGGTGGCTTAACAATCCGTAATCATCTTGGTTAGGTTGTATCATATTGTGAAAGAGAAGTTACAGGCTAGGTCTTCAGCATCCAGCAATTCCACCCTTTGATTTTTCCAACATGTTGCACCATCTAATAATAATACCTATGATCCTATACCTTAGTTTTGATTCCTTATGTATACAAAGTATATATGGTTACACTacattaaagttattttttttctctaaaaagtAATTAgtgtaaattttaaaagtaggctaatattcattttttttttcacttcttattttttgttttgaaaatagaaaatagtaacaactcttatacaaaatattttactattttttgtttttaaaatagaaagttAGAAATTGCATTTTAAAAGCAATATTCTATTTCAATCCACACAAATGatacaagttttgaaatattccaTTACCATATTTTGAgtaatatttttaaagggttaatttaattcattt
Protein-coding regions in this window:
- the LOC104877604 gene encoding uncharacterized protein LOC104877604 gives rise to the protein MWNLNRHLQKKLSNARLTERFAFINPALVSKAGMGETTKENRSRLIANRLMHAKRADYIFIPYNPDFHWVLVALDMRTMTAYYLDPMQKQPCDDLKEIVNMALRIHPPEKQRSSKREPTWVKVVMPSFQSSKSCRSHFDDSHKFSSHDK